The following are encoded together in the Bradymonas sediminis genome:
- a CDS encoding HAD-IG family 5'-nucleotidase produces MNKAITNTVDTIYNAYDDLDPRRGIYCNRSLNLRSIKAIGYDMDYTLIHYNVNQWEARAYAHIKAGLLQAGWPVQDLHFEPFQVTRGLIIDHELGNVVKANRFGYIKRAMHGTRAIEYHEMRANYTRTLVHLSQPRWLFLNTLFSISAATMYIQLVDLLDAGKLPEQLTYHELFQRIQHTLDAAHIEGVLKAEIMSDPDRYVELDPDVPLMLMDQREAGKKLMLITNSEWKYTEFMMDYAINQFLPEGTSWEDLFDIVMVSARKPEFFTTKSPVFEVVDKDSGALLPTVGGLKDNRIYLGGNAAQLEEYLGCSGDEILYIGDHLFSDVNVSKNILRWRTALIIREFERELETVRESDASQAEIAALMDQKKRLEDRYSQLRLERQRNQKEYTKPTGHDPDELKEIMRKLRKRLIELDSQIRPLAIQDGKRFNKFWGYLMRAGNDKSHFTRQVERYADIYTSRVSNFLHYTPFMYFRAPRGSLPHDHGFELGGTEGMDME; encoded by the coding sequence ATGAACAAAGCTATCACGAACACGGTCGACACCATTTATAATGCCTATGACGACCTCGACCCCAGACGCGGTATTTACTGCAATCGATCGCTGAATCTGCGCTCGATCAAGGCGATTGGTTACGACATGGATTATACCCTGATTCACTATAACGTGAATCAATGGGAGGCCCGCGCCTACGCCCATATTAAGGCGGGGCTGTTGCAGGCGGGTTGGCCGGTGCAGGACCTGCACTTCGAGCCCTTCCAGGTCACGCGCGGTCTGATCATCGACCACGAGCTTGGCAACGTCGTCAAGGCCAATCGCTTCGGCTATATCAAGCGCGCCATGCACGGCACGCGCGCGATTGAGTACCACGAGATGCGCGCCAACTACACGCGCACCCTGGTGCACCTGTCGCAGCCGCGCTGGCTCTTTTTGAACACGCTGTTCTCGATCTCCGCCGCCACGATGTATATCCAATTGGTGGATCTGCTCGACGCCGGAAAACTGCCCGAGCAGCTCACCTATCACGAGCTCTTCCAGCGCATCCAACACACCCTGGACGCCGCGCATATTGAGGGCGTGCTCAAAGCCGAGATCATGAGCGACCCGGACCGCTACGTCGAGCTGGACCCCGACGTCCCGCTGATGCTGATGGACCAGCGCGAAGCCGGCAAAAAGTTGATGCTCATCACCAACTCGGAGTGGAAATACACCGAGTTCATGATGGACTACGCCATCAACCAATTCTTGCCCGAGGGCACTTCCTGGGAAGACCTCTTCGACATCGTCATGGTGTCGGCCCGAAAGCCCGAATTTTTCACGACCAAAAGCCCCGTCTTCGAGGTGGTCGACAAAGATAGCGGCGCCCTGCTGCCCACGGTCGGCGGGCTCAAGGACAATCGCATCTATCTGGGCGGAAACGCGGCGCAGCTCGAGGAGTATCTTGGCTGCTCAGGCGATGAGATCCTCTATATCGGCGACCATCTTTTCTCGGACGTCAACGTCAGCAAGAATATCCTGCGCTGGCGCACCGCGCTGATCATTCGTGAATTCGAGCGCGAACTCGAGACCGTGCGCGAGAGCGACGCTAGCCAGGCCGAAATCGCCGCGCTGATGGACCAGAAAAAGCGCCTCGAGGACCGCTACTCCCAGCTTCGCCTGGAGCGCCAGCGCAATCAGAAGGAGTATACCAAGCCGACCGGACACGACCCGGATGAGCTCAAAGAGATCATGCGCAAGTTGCGCAAGCGCCTCATCGAACTCGACTCCCAGATTCGCCCCCTGGCCATCCAGGACGGCAAGCGATTCAATAAGTTCTGGGGCTATCTGATGCGCGCCGGCAACGACAAAAGCCACTTCACCCGGCAGGTCGAGCGCTACGCCGATATCTACACCTCGCGGGTGTCGAACTTCCTGCATTATACCCCGTTTATGTATTTCCGTGCCCCCCGCGGCAGCCTGCCGCACGATCATGGGTTTGAACTTGGCGGCACCGAGGGTATGGATATGGAATAA